In Indicator indicator isolate 239-I01 unplaced genomic scaffold, UM_Iind_1.1 iindUn_scaffold_74, whole genome shotgun sequence, a single genomic region encodes these proteins:
- the SGTA gene encoding small glutamine-rich tetratricopeptide repeat-containing protein alpha, producing the protein MADQKRLAYSIIQFLHDQLQNGGLSPDAQESLEVAIQCLETAFGVSMEDQGLAVPQTLPEIFEAAVGKEPEHLRTNSEPVTPSEDDIAEAERLKTEGNEQMKAENFEAAVSFYGKAIELNPSNAVYFCNRAAAYSKLGNYAGAVRDCERAIGIDPNYSKAYGRMGLALSSLNKHTEAVVYYKKALELDPDNDTYKSNLKIAEQKMKEAPSPTAAPGGFDLAGLLNNPGFMSMASNLMNNPQVQQLMSGMISGGHTTMGAAGTSPSTNDLATLIQAGQQFAQQMQQQNPELIEQLRSQIRSRTPSASNEDQQE; encoded by the exons ATGGCAGACCAGAAGCGCCTTGCCTACTCCATCATCCAGTTTCTACATGACCAGCTACAGAATGGGGGCTTGTCTCCAGATGCTCAGGAGAGTCTGGAAG TGGCCATCCAGTGCCTGGAGACAGCGTTTGGGGTCTCGATGGAAGACCAGGGCCTAGCTGTGCCCCAGACTCTGCCTGAAATATTTGAAGCTGCTGTAGGGAAG GAGCCTGAACACCTCAGAACGAATTCAGAGCCTGTCACCCCCTCTGAAGATGACATAGCTGAAGCTGAAAGGCTCAAGACTGAAG gaAATGAACAAATGAAGGCAGAAAACTTTGAAGCTGCTGTGTCTTTTTATGGCAAAGCAATCGAGTTAAATCCATCCAATGCAGTCTACTTCTGCAACAG agctgctgcctacAGCAAGCTGGGGAATTATGCAGGAGCAGTGAGGGACTGTGAAAGAGCCATAGGCATTGACCCCAACTACAGCAAAGCTTATGGCAGAATGGG CTTAGCCCTTTCCAGTTTAAATAAGCACACAGAAGCTGTGGTTTACTACAaaaaagccctggagctggatCCAGACAATGACACCTACAAATCCAACCTGAAAATAGCTGAACAGAAgatgaaggaggctccaagtcCA actgctgctccaggaggatTTGATCTGGCTGGCTTGCTCAACAACCCTGGCTTCATGAGCATG GCCTCCAACCTCATGAACAACCCCCAGGTGCAGCAGCT CATGTCTGGGATGATTTCTGGGGGCCACACCACCATgggagcagcaggcaccagcccCTCCACCAATGACCTTGCCACCCTCATCCAGGC GGGCCAGCAGTTTGCTcagcagatgcagcagcagaaccCTGAACTAATAGAGCAGCTCAGGAGCCAGATCAGGAGTCGAACTCCCAGTGCCAGCAACGAGGACCAGCAGGAATGA